Proteins encoded by one window of Drosophila gunungcola strain Sukarami unplaced genomic scaffold, Dgunungcola_SK_2 000088F, whole genome shotgun sequence:
- the LOC128264997 gene encoding AF4/FMR2 family member lilli-like isoform X1 yields MLGPAFLLKGVGFQSHSHSHGISCSLCCDTSKAAEQTYPIYSFIRTNGQTDKRTTGEMAWLPSSSNGADNADERSTASSGSSGHSQANGSPSPRSGNGNGHGNGNGNGNGNGVIRESGRQPPALLRHATPHLQPKTESVSDGDGDAELSDFSLNDTEEDEEDLRDYIVLNGNQADGNRSLSSSPRSHSRNGLLTAPPSSGSSAGGGGGGGNASSSGGNASGGGGGGVGGTGGVRKVFTNTRERWRQQNVSGAFAELRKLVPTHPPDKKLSKNEILRSAIKYIKLLTGILEWQQQRGPTGGQLLETNNNDNKMVNGHAADGELVENNPDMASVRHIKCERTEGHHPQRNGNGGNDLLMIAPAIIKSELLLESPLPLSIAPQAMVEARMSGSSVSGLKPTGTGSASRSSKRRLKPEGGATDLSLAKRRRT; encoded by the exons ATGCTTGGCCCCGCCTTCCTCCTGAAGGGGGTTGGTTTCCAGTCACACAGTCACAGTCACGGAATCAGTTGCTCACTTTGCTGCGACACTTCGAAGGCAGCAGAACAGACGTATCCCATTTATTCCTTTATCCGtacaaacggacagacggacaagcGGACCACGGGAGAGATGGCATGGCTACCGAGCAGCTCGAATGGAGCGGATAACGCGGATGAGAGGAGCACGGCCTCGAGTGGCTCCTCCGGACACAGCCAGGCCAACGGATCTCCGTCCCCTCGTtccggaaacggaaacggacacggaaatggcaatggcaatggcaatggcaatggtgTTATCCGGGAGTCCGGCAGACAGCCGCCAGCCCTGCTCCGCCATGCCACGCCCCATCTGCAGCCCAAGACGGAGTCGGTCTCCGACGGAGACGGCGATGCGGAGCTCTCCGACTTCTCCCTCAACGACAccgaggaggacgaggaggatcTGCGGGACTACATCGTGCTTAATGGCAACCAGGCGGATG GCAATCGATCGCTGTCCAGTTCGCCGCGCAGTCACTCCCGCAACGGATTGCTGACCGCGCCGCCCAGCTCTGGAAGCTCTGCCGGCGGAGGCGGTGGGGGCGGTAATGCCTCCTCCTCCGGGGGCAATGCCAGTGGTGGAGGCGGCGGAGGAGTCGGCGGCACCGGCGGTGTACGCAAGGTGTTCACCAACACCCGGGAGCGCTGGCGTCAGCAGAACGTGTCCGGCGCCTTTGCTGAGCTGCGCAAGCTGGTGCCCACACATCCGCCGGACAAGAAGCTCTCGAAGAACGAGATCCTGCGCTCGGCCATCAAGTACATCAAGCTGCTGACGGGCATCCTcgagtggcagcagcagcgcggACCGACTGGTGGTCAGCTGCTGGAGACGAACAACAACGATAACAAAATGGTGAATGGCCATGCGGCGGATGGGGAACTGGTGGAGAATAATCCGGATATGGCGTCGGTGCGGCACATCAAGTGCGAACGAACCGAGGGGCACCATCCGCAGCGGAATGGTAATGGGGGCAATGACCTGCTCATGATCGCCCCGGCCATCATCAAAAGCGAGCTCCTCCTGGAGTCGCCACTGCCACTGAGCATTGCTCCGCAGGCCATGGTGGAGGCGCGGATGTCGGGATCCTCCGTATCCGGCTTAAAGCCGACTGGCACTGGCAGTGCCAGCCGGAGCAGCAAGCGGCGCCTCAAGCCGGAGGGTGGAGCCACCGATCTCAGTCTGGCCAAACGGCGCCGAACGTAG
- the LOC128264997 gene encoding uncharacterized protein LOC128264997 isoform X2 yields the protein MSYKNLLRHQNVVDDCQRVSCNRGSVPNVSGRCVISRDIVLGCRMEACDPDLPYMLEPTWSVYLRAGRGSRDHKDGRTVQDGDLSQFVRQVTFKMSPRLPLRLHVADSAPFEISEVLGSDFPVEVQVQYVDAQMSATSYVFRPRVVREGHSGVSEEMCDKMIFVNPTPAMRLSLQPVQVPSGAVGLPRPRRSTESESESELHDPEREGRGDRKQGQQEQKPPPPTTTNLKKQKRLNVGGPYTIRPQ from the exons ATGAGCTACAAGAACCTCCTGCGGCACCAGAACGTGGTGGACGACTGTCAGCGGGTGAGCTGCAATCGCGGCTCGGTGCCGAATGTCTCCGGACGCTGTGTGATCAGTCGGGACATTGTGCTCGGCTGCCGGATGGAGGCCTGCGACCCGGACCTGCCCTACATGCTGGAGCCCACGTGGAGTGTCTACCTGCGGGCGGGCAGAGGAAGCCGCGATCACAAGGACGGCCGCACtg tGCAAGATGGTGACCTCTCCCAGTTCGTCCGACAGGTCACCTTCAAGATGTCCCCCCGTCTGCCGCTGCGACTCCACGTGGCGGACAGCGCTCCGTTCGAGATCAGCGAGGTGCTGGGCAGCGACTTTCCCGTGGAGGTGCAGGTGCAGTATGTGGACGCCCAGATGTCGGCCACCTCGTATGTCTTCCGACCCCGGGTCGTGCGTGAGGGTCACTCCGGGGTCAGCGAGGAGATGTGCGACAAGATGATCTTCGTGAATCCCACACCCGCCATGAGATTGAGTCTCCAGCCCGTTCAAGTGCCCAGTGGTGCAGTTGGTTTGCCCAGGCCCAGGCGATCCACCGAGTCGGAGTCGGAGTCGGAGCTCCACGATCCAGAAAGAGAGGGGAGGGGTGACCGGAAGCAAGGACAACAGGAGCAGAAGCCGCCTCCGCCGACGACGACGAACCTCAAAAAGCAGAAGCGCCTAAATGTGGGCGGACCCTATACCATAAGGCCCCAGTAA
- the LOC128265009 gene encoding LOW QUALITY PROTEIN: period circadian protein (The sequence of the model RefSeq protein was modified relative to this genomic sequence to represent the inferred CDS: deleted 1 base in 1 codon): MENLNTMEGGESTESTHNTKVSDSAYSNSCSNSQSQRSGSSKSRLSGSHSSGSSGYGGKPSTQASSSDMIIKRNKDKSRKKKKNKGAGGQTQLQTQISASASLDEEEKPRPSGGGGSGCVDQQILLQDQQHGEDHRNEPEVTEHGVRQRDRKREREEEDQTESESEADRGRGGAAKLDTTQSFPIPSPLTVNIVPPSMGGGVGGCGGVGHASGLDSGLGKFEKTWESAPGKLESMAGVGVAGVGGGAAGVQRGERVKEESFCCVISMHDGIVLYTTPSITDVLGFPRDMWLGRSFIDFVHIKDRATFASQITTGIPIAESRGSMPKDAKSTFCVMLRRYRGLKSGGFGVIGRPVSYEPFRLGLTFREAPEEARPDNYMVSNGTNMLLVICATPIKSSYKVPDEILSQKSPKFAIRHTATGIISHVDSAAVSALGYLPQDLIGRSIMDFYHHEDLTVIKETYETVMKKGQTAGASFCSKPYRFLIQNGCYVLLETEWTSFVNPWSRKLEFVVGHHRVFQGPKQCNVFEAAPTCKNKISEEAQNRNTRIKEDIVKLLAETVSRPSDTVKQEVSRRCQALASFMETLMDEVSRADLKLELPHENELTVSERDSVMLGEISPHHDYYDSKSSTETPPSYNQLNYNENLLRFFNSKPVTAPAELDPPKTEPPEPRGTCVSGTSGPMSPVHEGSGGSGSSGNFTTASNIHMSSVTNTSIAGTGGTGTATGTGTGTGAGTATGTGTGTATGTGTGTDTGIGKGTGTGTGTETETGTGTGNETNSATGTNSSKNGGGGGGATAPPITLTESLLNKHNDEMEKFMLKKHRESRGRTGEKSKKSANDTLKMLEYSGPGHGIKRGGSHSWEGEANKPKQQVTLGADAVKAGAGGGAACSGGAGSGGAGVAGGGGGILTSEVRTTTAVSGAGIPGGGGGGAAAAAGPTSSVGSSTPGPSSYPSCTQNINLWPPFSVGITPPVHSTHTAMAPSSFSTAAGLFPTFYYIPASLTPTSPTRGSPRIHKHPHKSGVGVGVGVELPTTSQQAAAAAAQAMPLQYMAGVMYPHPSLFYTHPAAAAATAMMYQPMPFPGMANALQMPEQPMGSQSAYNKTVYTAAPASITKKVPGAFHSVTIPASVERPSSLATSAKAEPGSNGAGPDSCKKEVTDSSPIPSVMNDYNSDPPCSSNAPNNKKYTDSNGNSDDMDGSSFSSFYSSFIKTTDGSESPPDTEKDPRHRKLKSISVSESKIMEHPEEEDQTQHGDG; the protein is encoded by the exons ATGGAGAACCTAAACACAATGGAGGGCGGCGAGTCCACGGAGTCCACACATAACACCAAAGTGTCCGATTCAGCATATTCAaacagctgcagcaacagtCAATCGCAGCGCAG TGGCAGTTCCAAGTCCCGCCTGAGCGGCAGCCACTCCTCCGGCAGCAGTGGCTATGGCGGCAAGCCGTCCACGCaggccagcagcagcgacaTGATCATCAAGCGGAACAAGGACAAGTCgcgcaagaagaagaagaacaaGGGGGCGGGGGGACAGACGCAGCTGCAGACCCAGATCTCGGCATCGGCATCCCTGGACGAGGAGGAGAAGCCACGACCCAGTGGTGGTGGAGGTAGTGGCTGCGTGGATCAGCAGATCCTGTTGCAGGATCAGCAGCACGGCGAGGATCACCGCAACGAGCCGGAGGTCACGGAGCACGGAGTAAGGCAGCGGGACAGGAAGAGGGAAAGGGAGGAGGAGGATCAGACCGAGTCCGAGTCGGAGGCGGATCGGGGGAGA GGTGGCGCGGCCAAGTTGGATACGACACAGAGCTTCCCCATACCATCGCCGCTCACTGTGAACATAGTTCCGCCATCGATGGGCGGCGGAGTGGGCGGCTGTGGGGGAGTGGGCCACGCCTCCGGCCTGGACAGTGGGCTGGGAAAGTTCGAGAAAACCTGGGAATCGGCCCCGGGAAAACTGGAGTCCATGgcgggcgtgggcgtggcaggcgTCGGCGGAGGCGCCGCCGGTGTCCAGCGGGGCGAGCGGGTCAAGGAGGAAAGCTTCTGCTGTGTGATCTCCATGCACGACGGCATTGTGCTCTACACCACGCCCAGCATCACCGATGTCCTGGGCTTTCCACGCGATATGTGGCTGGGCAGGTCCTTCATCGACTTTGTGCACATCAAGGATCGGGCCACGTTCGCCAGCCAAATCACCACGGGCATACCCATTGCCGAATCCCGTGGCAGCATGCCCAAGGATGCGAAGAGCACCTTCTGCGTCATGCTGCGTCGCTATCGGGGCTTGAAGTCCGGCGGATTCGGGGTGATCGGCCGCCCGGTGAGCTACGAACCCTTCCGGCTGGGACTCACCTTCAGGGAGGCTCCCGAGGAGGCCAGACCGGACAACTACATGGTCTCCAATGGCACCAACATGCTGCTCGTCATTTGCGCCACTCCCATCAAGAGCAGCTACAAGG TTCCCGACGAGATCCTCTCCCAGAAGAGCCCCAAATTCGCCATCCGGCACACGGCCACCGGGATCATTTCGCATGTGGACAGTGCGGCGGTGAGTGCCTTGGGCTACCTGCCCCAGGACCTCATCGGACGCAGCATCATGGACTTCTACCACCACGAGGACCTCACCGTCATAAAGGAGACCTACGAGACGGTGATGAAGAAGGGCCAGACGGCCGGCGCCTCCTTCTGCAGCAAGCCGTACCGCTTCCTCATTCAGAACGGCTGCTACGTCCTCCTGGAGACCGAGTGGACCAGCTTCGTCAATCCATGGTCGCGCAAGCTGGAGTTCGTCGTCGGACATCATAGAGTCTTTCAGG GACCCAAACAGTGCAACGTCTTCGAGGCGGCGCCCACCTGCAAAAACAAGATATCGGAGGAGGCCCAGAACCGGAATACGCGAATCAAGGAGGATATAGTGAAGCTGCTTGCAGAGACGGTATCCCGGCCGTCGGATACCGTTAAGCAGGAGGTCTCTCGTCGGTGTCAGGCACTCGCTAGTTTTATGGAGACTTTGATGGACGAGGTGTCGCGGGCGGATCTCAAGCTGGAGCTGCCGCACGAGAACGAGTTAACGGTGTCGGAGCGAGACAGCGTGATGCTGGGCGAGATCTCTCCGCATCACGACTACTATGACAGCAAGAGTTCCACCGAGACGCCGCCCAGCTACAACCAGCTGAACTACAACGAGAACCTGCTGCGTTTTTTCAACAGCAAACCGGTAACGGCACCGGCGGAGCTTGATCCGCCCAAGACGGAGCCACCGGAGCCGCGTGGCACCTGTGTGAGCGGGACTAGTGGACCCATGAGTCCCGTCCACGAGGGCAGTGGAGGCAGTGGGTCCTCCGGGAACTTCACCACCGCCAGTAATATACACATGAGTAGTGTGACCAATACGAGCATTGCGGGCACGGGTGGCACTGGAACGGCGAcgggaactggaactggaacaGGTGCAGGTACAGCTACAGGAACTGGAACGGGCACTGCAACGGGTACTGGGACAGGTACAGATACTGGAATAGGAAAGGGAACTGGAACTGGCACTGGAACAGAGACCGAAACAGGTACTGGAACAGGGAATGAAACCAATTCCGCCACCGGAACAAACTCCTCCAAAaacggaggcggaggaggaggagccacCGCACCACCCATTACCCTCACCGAATCCCTGCTGAACAAGCACAACGACGAGATGGAGAAGTTCATGCTGAAgaagcatcgcgaatcgcgtGGACGCACTGGCGAGAAGAGCAAGAAGTCGGCCAACGACACCCTGAAGATGCTGGAGTACAGTGGCCCAGGGCACGGGATCAAGCGAGGTGGCTCCCATTCGTGGGAGGGCGAGGCCAACAAGCCCAAGCAGCAGGTGACCCTGGGAGCAGATGCGGTCAAGGCAGGAGCAGGCGGCGGAGCAGCGTGCTCTGGTGGAGCGGGTTCGGGAGGAGCCGGTGTggccggaggaggaggaggaataTTAACATCGGAGGTCAGGACCACGACAGCGGTATCGGGAGCGGGAATTCCcggcggtggaggaggaggagcggcggcggcggcaggaCCCACCTCCTCGGTGGGCAGCTCCACGCCAGGACCATCCTCCTATCCCTCCTGCACGCAGAACATCAACCTCTGGCCGCCCTTCTCGGTGGGCATCACCCCTCCCGTCCACTCCACGCACACGGCCATGGCGCCCAGCAGCTTCTCCACCGCCGCCGGCCTCTTCCCCACCTTCTACTACATCCCCGCCTCCCTGACGCCCACCAGTCCCACCCGGGGATCCCCGCGCATCCACAAGCATCCGCACAAGAGCGGCGTGGGTGTGGGCGTCGGCGTGGAGCTGCCCACCACCTCGCAGCAGGCGGCTGCAGCGGCCGCCCAGGCCATGCCGCTCCAGTACATGGCCGGGGTGATGTACCCCCATCCATCGCTCTTCTACACCCATCCCGCAGCGGCCGCCGCCACGGCCATGATGTACCAGCCGATGCCCTTTCCGGGCATGGCCAACGCCCTCCAGATGCCCGAGCAGCCGATGGGCTCCCAGTCGGCCTACAACAAGACGGTATACACG GCCGCGCCGGCGTCCATAACGAAGAAGGTGCCGGGGGCTTTCCACTCGGTCACCATTCCCGCCTCGGTGGAGCGACCCTCCTCGCTGGCCACCTCCGCGAAGGCGGAGCCAGGATCCAATGGGGCGGGCCCCGATTCCTGCAAGAAGGAGGTGACCGACTCCTCGCCCATTCCCTCCGTGATGAACGACTACAACTCCGACCCGCCCTGCAGCAGTAATGCCCCCAACAACAAG AAATACACGGACAGCAATGGGAACAGCGATGACATGGATGGCTCCAGCTTCTCCTCGTTCTACTCATCCTTTATCAAGACCACGGACGGATCAGAGAGTCCGCCGGACACCGAAAAGGATCCCAGGCACCGTAAGCTAAAG AGCATCAGCGTATCGGAGAGCAAGATCATGGAGCAcccggaggaggaggaccaaACGCAGCATGGGGATGGGTAG
- the LOC128265010 gene encoding circadian clock-controlled protein daywake translates to MQLTGASIFLVWMGLMCLVPCSVAGSNIFPSPLKRCKVQDEACLVAQAQTYFGAFKRGIPERQVAGLEPIDLGNMRVESGGHSESLQFKLLMNNAKLYNLANSVVVKSLKGFTKDLAKPLKLTMAMDAPQLEVRAKYDVDGKLLILPIVSKGDLTIRMDEVQIKSRIMAEPVKRADGHTYLNITDYKTITKAKGGHFDMTNLFNDNVDLRESTLKVLNQEWNALALDVQPKINEACSKVFRSIVQNLWNNIPYDEFFEAE, encoded by the exons ATGCAGCTAACCGGTGCCTCAATATTCCTTGTGTGGATGGGTCTCATGTGCCTCGTTCCTTGCAGTGTCGCGGGCTCTAACATATTCC CATCGCCTTTGAAGCGCTGTAAGGTGCAGGACGAGGCGTGTTTGGTGGCGCAGGCGCAGACCTATTTCGGGGCCTTCAAGCGGGGCATTCCGGAGCGGCAGGTGGCCGGCTTGGAGCCCATCGATCTGGGCAACATGCGCGTGGAGAGCGGTGGCCACTCGGAGTCGCTGCAGTTCAAGCTGCTGATGAACAATGCCAAGCTGTACAACCTGGCCAACTCGGTGGTGGTCAAGAGTCTGAAGGGCTTCACCAAGGACCTCGCGAAGCCGCTCAAGCTGACCATGGCCATGGATGCACCGCAACTGGAGGTGCGGGCCAAGTACGATGTGGATGGCAAACTGCTCATCCTGCCCATCGTTAGCAAGGGCGATCTCACGATTCGGATGGACGAGGTCCAGATCAAGTCGAGGATTATGGCGGAGCCGGTGAAGCGGGCCGACGGCCATACATACCTCAACATCACGGACTACAAGACGATTACCAAGGCCAAAGG TGGTCACTTCGACATGACGAACCTGTTCAACGACAACGTGGACTTGCGGGAGAGCACCTTGAAGGTTCTAAATCAGGAGTGGAACGCCCTGGCTCTGGATGTCCAGCCGAAAATCAACGAGGCCTGCTCCAAGGTCTTCAGATCCATCGTGCAAAATCTGTGGAACAACATACCCTATGACGAATTTTTCGAAGCGGAATAA